The following proteins are encoded in a genomic region of Maribacter hydrothermalis:
- a CDS encoding purine-cytosine permease family protein — translation MSINNDYTTFESLNEEQLPVAKHKLHDWTHFAGLYAAEHVAATEFVIGATFVALGAKTMDIILGLLIGNILAVLSWTFITSPIAVETRLSLYTYLNKIAGDSMTKLYNWANVIIFSVISAAMITVSATAVRFAFDIPAQLNWYPTNMWFVIIVFCVGLVVVSIALYGFNAVSEFSGICAPWLFVMFTSGAMVLLPALSLDVLGTTLPSGWNDLISLGDKSIWTGIDSTGETGIGLVEVIGFAWAANTITHFGLIDMALLRFAKKKSYGLATSTGMMFGHYVAWIAAGIMGAGAAVILGKSIVELDPGDVAFYALGWSGFVIVIVAGWTTAITNLYRAGLAAQAIFHNHSRKKTTIVVGLITIAIACFPFVFSQILPLLTYAGLLVVPVGAIVFAEHQIFPRIGYTRYWSSYSNLTFSTPAIVSWGLGLVFGFGLNALNVMSFFYLFIPTWVFTIGVYTFFAGRYGAKEKYPEAEEKEEIRNEKIVAFQEEKSKLKTKPNNDTSLFSKFLKLVSIVALIITLVLASIVLFDSANKNSYITNRELFYTYAFVCTVTYFITAYWVLLRGKSKKLS, via the coding sequence TTTGTAATTGGAGCTACGTTTGTAGCATTAGGAGCCAAAACAATGGATATTATTTTGGGTTTGTTAATAGGAAATATTCTGGCAGTTTTAAGCTGGACGTTCATTACTTCACCCATTGCCGTAGAAACTAGGTTAAGCTTATACACCTACCTAAATAAAATTGCTGGAGATTCTATGACGAAGCTTTACAATTGGGCAAACGTTATTATTTTCTCAGTTATATCGGCCGCTATGATTACTGTTTCTGCCACCGCAGTGAGGTTTGCTTTCGATATACCCGCACAATTGAACTGGTATCCCACCAATATGTGGTTTGTAATTATAGTATTTTGTGTAGGTTTAGTTGTTGTATCAATTGCTTTATACGGATTTAATGCAGTATCAGAATTTTCAGGGATATGTGCTCCATGGCTTTTCGTAATGTTCACCAGTGGTGCAATGGTTTTACTTCCAGCTTTATCTTTAGATGTTTTAGGAACAACTTTACCAAGCGGATGGAATGATTTGATATCGCTCGGAGATAAATCGATATGGACAGGAATTGATAGTACTGGAGAAACCGGTATTGGACTTGTTGAGGTCATAGGATTCGCCTGGGCAGCAAACACTATTACCCATTTTGGATTAATAGATATGGCGTTATTACGTTTTGCCAAGAAGAAATCTTACGGACTCGCAACCAGTACTGGTATGATGTTCGGACATTATGTTGCCTGGATAGCAGCCGGAATTATGGGAGCAGGTGCAGCAGTAATCTTAGGAAAATCAATCGTAGAATTGGATCCCGGCGATGTTGCTTTTTATGCCTTAGGATGGTCTGGTTTTGTTATCGTAATCGTAGCAGGTTGGACCACGGCAATTACCAATTTATATAGAGCGGGATTAGCAGCGCAAGCAATTTTTCACAATCATTCACGAAAAAAGACAACTATAGTGGTTGGTTTAATAACTATAGCCATAGCATGTTTCCCTTTTGTTTTCTCACAGATTTTACCGCTGTTAACCTATGCTGGTCTATTAGTAGTTCCTGTTGGGGCAATAGTATTTGCAGAACATCAAATATTCCCAAGAATTGGATACACTCGTTATTGGTCATCTTACAGCAATTTAACCTTTAGCACACCCGCTATTGTTTCATGGGGACTAGGATTAGTATTCGGCTTTGGCTTGAACGCTTTAAATGTAATGTCTTTCTTCTATTTATTTATACCAACATGGGTTTTCACTATCGGAGTCTACACGTTCTTTGCGGGTCGTTATGGAGCAAAAGAGAAATATCCTGAGGCAGAAGAAAAAGAAGAAATACGAAATGAAAAAATTGTGGCTTTTCAAGAGGAAAAAAGCAAATTAAAAACTAAACCAAATAATGACACCTCGCTATTCTCTAAGTTTTTAAAACTGGTGTCAATTGTAGCGCTAATAATTACCTTGGTATTAGCAAGTATTGTTCTTTTTGACAGCGCCAATAAGAACAGCTATATTACTAATAGAGAGCTGTTTTACACGTATGCATTTGTTTGTACGGTTACCTATTTTATAACGGCATACTGGGTATTACTACGTGGAAAATCAAAAAAATTAAGCTAA
- a CDS encoding mannitol dehydrogenase family protein, whose protein sequence is MKKEIMLNTKNLAEISNQLPTPTFDRALLKPGIVHVGVGGFHRAHQAYYTHLLQEKGDAAEWGICGIGLRKGDQKIHDVLQKQDGLYTLIVNHPDGKIDSQVIGSIIDFKLGHETPDVVIDQMAHPDTKIVSLTITEGGYNFNSSTGDFDFDNTDVQHELQHPNDPKTIYGFLTAAIKKRRNLGLPAFTVMSCDNIQHNGDVTREMLLAFANRQDKELAEYIEKEVGFPNSMVDRITPVTTQADIDYLESTYNVKDEWPVTCEPFIQWVIEDNFSNGRPEFEKVGVQFVPDVKPYEKMKLRLLNAGHSVLGILGAIHGHPTINACMEDDLFVTYLRAFMDEEATPVLDKLEGIDLTAYKDSLQERFANPNIKDSVSRICSESSAKLPKFLIATIQDNLAKGGSITYATLVIAAWCYYSDKGIDKNGNPIEIIDATQEQLHAAASKTNTDPLAFIRQESIFGNLINEEKFTSLYSELVQQIYTDSDIKKHMTKLI, encoded by the coding sequence ATGAAAAAAGAAATCATGCTGAACACAAAGAACTTGGCAGAAATAAGCAATCAATTACCAACACCTACATTTGATAGAGCATTGCTAAAACCTGGTATTGTACATGTTGGTGTTGGGGGTTTTCATAGAGCTCACCAAGCATACTATACTCACCTTTTACAAGAAAAGGGAGATGCTGCTGAATGGGGTATCTGTGGCATTGGCCTTCGAAAAGGAGACCAAAAAATTCATGATGTTCTTCAAAAACAAGACGGGTTATATACGTTAATTGTAAATCATCCTGATGGTAAGATAGATTCACAAGTAATTGGTTCTATTATTGACTTTAAACTTGGTCATGAAACTCCCGATGTAGTTATTGACCAAATGGCGCATCCTGATACAAAAATAGTATCATTAACGATTACCGAAGGAGGCTATAATTTCAACTCTTCCACAGGTGATTTTGATTTTGATAATACAGATGTACAGCACGAATTACAGCATCCGAATGACCCTAAAACCATTTACGGTTTTTTAACGGCTGCCATTAAAAAAAGACGCAATCTTGGCTTACCTGCTTTTACGGTAATGTCTTGCGACAATATTCAGCACAATGGTGATGTAACCAGAGAAATGCTACTTGCTTTTGCAAACAGACAAGATAAAGAATTGGCTGAATATATCGAAAAAGAAGTGGGCTTCCCTAATAGCATGGTAGATCGAATTACTCCGGTTACTACTCAAGCAGATATTGATTATTTAGAAAGTACTTATAATGTAAAAGACGAATGGCCAGTAACTTGTGAGCCTTTTATACAATGGGTCATTGAAGATAATTTCTCTAATGGAAGACCAGAATTCGAAAAAGTTGGAGTGCAGTTTGTACCAGACGTAAAGCCATACGAAAAAATGAAGCTGCGATTATTAAATGCAGGGCATTCTGTATTGGGTATTCTAGGAGCTATTCATGGTCACCCAACTATTAACGCATGTATGGAAGATGATTTGTTCGTTACCTATTTACGAGCGTTCATGGACGAAGAAGCGACTCCTGTTTTAGACAAATTAGAAGGCATAGATTTAACTGCATATAAAGATAGTTTACAAGAACGTTTTGCAAACCCGAATATAAAAGATAGTGTTAGTCGTATTTGCTCAGAAAGTTCTGCAAAATTGCCGAAATTTTTAATTGCAACCATTCAAGATAATTTAGCAAAAGGCGGAAGCATTACATATGCAACTTTAGTCATTGCAGCTTGGTGTTACTACAGTGATAAAGGAATAGATAAAAACGGTAACCCGATTGAAATTATTGATGCTACGCAAGAACAACTACATGCGGCAGCAAGCAAAACAAACACTGACCCTTTAGCTTTTATAAGACAAGAATCAATATTTGGCAACTTAATTAATGAAGAAAAATTCACTAGTCTTTACAGCGAATTAGTTCAGCAAATTTATACAGACTCCGACATTAAGAAGCATATGACTAAATTAATTTAG